In Deltaproteobacteria bacterium PRO3, the sequence CGGGCTTACGCTCGCGCAGGGCCGGCAGATTGATGCGCACGACGTTCAGGCGGTAGAAGAGGTCCTTGCGAAATTTTCCCTCCTTCACCAGCTCGCCCAAGTCCTTGTTGGTCGCCGAGATGATGCGGACGTTCACCTTGACGGTCTTGTTCGAGCCGAGTGGCCGGATCTCGCCCTCCTGCAGGACGCGCAGCAGCTTCGCCTGCATGCCTGGGCTCATGTCGGCGACCTCGTCCAAGAAGACGGTGCCGCCGTCGGCGTATTCGAACATGCCCTTCTTGTCGCGCTCGGCCCCGGTGAAAGCCCCGCGGACGTGGCCGAAGAGCTCGGACTCGAGCAGAGTTTCGGAGTAGGAGGCGCAGTTGGTCGAGACGTAGATCTTCGCCTTGCGCGGGCCGTTGTAGTGCAGGGCGCGGGCGATCAGCTCCTTGCCGGTGCCCGATTCGCCGTGGATGTAGACGGTGACGTCCGAGTCGATGATGCGGTCGAGGGTCTTGAGGACTTCCTTCATGGCGTGCGACTCGCCGATGATCTCTTGGTAACGGTCGGCGCGGGGGCCTTCGATGTCTTGTTGGGATTCTAATTGCAGTTTCACTTTCTCCAGCTCCTGGGCCTGGTCGGCGACGCGGTCTTCGAGGGCCTTGTTGAGCCGGAGGATCATCTTCTGGTTGTTCTCGAGTTCCTTTTGGCGTTGGCGGTTCTCTTCGAGCAGCCGCGCGTGGCTGATCGCCAGCGAGGCCTGGTCGGCGAAGACCGAGACGACTTGGGCGTGGTTTTCCTGGAAGACGCCCGAGGCGAAGCGGTTGTCCAAGTAGATGACGCCCTGGATCGAGTCGCCGCTCTTCAGCGGCACGGCCAGGACCGAGCGCAGCTTCATGCGGTGCACGCTCTCCGCCCCCTTGAGCTTGGCCTCTTCGCCGGCGTCCAACGTCAGGACGGCGTTGCGGGTCTGGGTGACCTCGCGGATGATCGAGGTCGAGACCTTCTCGCGGGCCTTCTTCAGGCTTTCCTTGTCCATGTTGCGCGCGGACTGCACCTCGATGCCCTCTTCCTTGAAGAGGACGACGAAGCCGCGCTCGGCGCCGGAGAGCTGGATCGCCTCGTCGAGGATCAGGTCGAGCAGGCGGTCGAGGTTCATCTGCGCGAGGATGCGCTTGGAGATCTCGAAGATCTTCTCGTAAGTGGGGGTGTCGAGCTTGGAATCGGTCAGGGTCATAGGTCCTCCATGGCCTCCAGGATTTTTTCCAGTTTACGGTCTCGCAAATAGCTCTGTCTCTGGCCCTCGG encodes:
- a CDS encoding GAF domain-containing protein, whose translation is MTLTDSKLDTPTYEKIFEISKRILAQMNLDRLLDLILDEAIQLSGAERGFVVLFKEEGIEVQSARNMDKESLKKAREKVSTSIIREVTQTRNAVLTLDAGEEAKLKGAESVHRMKLRSVLAVPLKSGDSIQGVIYLDNRFASGVFQENHAQVVSVFADQASLAISHARLLEENRQRQKELENNQKMILRLNKALEDRVADQAQELEKVKLQLESQQDIEGPRADRYQEIIGESHAMKEVLKTLDRIIDSDVTVYIHGESGTGKELIARALHYNGPRKAKIYVSTNCASYSETLLESELFGHVRGAFTGAERDKKGMFEYADGGTVFLDEVADMSPGMQAKLLRVLQEGEIRPLGSNKTVKVNVRIISATNKDLGELVKEGKFRKDLFYRLNVVRINLPALRERKPDIPMLAQHFMKKNKMGIPENFLSIEPAAVKALMTYDWPGNIRELENEINRALVMGKGEITKELLSENVREKYEFEEEMMRDLNLDRQVSNFEKRIIDRALQESQGNKVKAAKLLGISRFTLHQKIRNLEIEPPKRRVTPEEVARVLKECKGNKALAARKLGIQRQTLYHKLDRFGQKEVENS